A stretch of the Clostridium fungisolvens genome encodes the following:
- a CDS encoding J domain-containing protein has product MNNPYEILGIKEGASEDEIKKAYRELAKKYHPDQYGNNPLRDLAEDKMRELNEAYDYLIKNAKNTNYNNNSYSGSNNSYSGSTNYAEIRRDLASGRISDAEYKLNNIRMRDAEWNYLYGIVMLQKGHMDSAYNYLQQACNLDPTNGEYRDTLNRISSRNSAYRQSYYRTTRNTDTLDCCLQLWCLDSICECFGGDLIGCC; this is encoded by the coding sequence ATGAATAATCCTTATGAAATACTTGGTATAAAAGAGGGGGCTTCAGAGGACGAGATAAAAAAAGCCTATAGGGAGCTCGCTAAAAAATATCATCCAGATCAATACGGAAATAATCCATTAAGAGATTTAGCAGAAGATAAAATGAGAGAATTAAATGAAGCTTATGATTATCTTATTAAGAATGCTAAAAATACTAACTATAACAATAACAGCTATTCTGGAAGCAACAATTCTTATAGTGGTTCTACCAACTATGCTGAAATACGCAGAGACTTGGCTTCCGGAAGAATATCTGATGCAGAGTATAAGCTAAATAACATTAGAATGCGTGATGCGGAATGGAATTATCTCTACGGCATAGTTATGCTTCAAAAAGGCCATATGGATTCAGCTTATAATTATCTTCAACAAGCTTGTAACCTCGATCCTACTAATGGTGAATATAGAGATACATTAAATAGAATATCGTCAAGAAATAGCGCCTATAGACAATCTTACTATAGAACAACCAGAAACACAGATACCCTTGATTGCTGCTTGCAGTTATGGTGCTTAGATTCAATTTGTGAATGTTTTGGCGGAGACCTTATTGGTTGCTGCTAA
- a CDS encoding cell division protein FtsA, with amino-acid sequence MIIDNIVEQDVIFSLDIGTRTIKATVGIVKDKKFHVVCERFLEHDERAMIDGQIHDINLVAAGVSQVKRELEEELGFKLKEVAIAAAGRFLRTVESKGEMDLNDEEITKDTLRSLEMTAVLKAEEEINKTTDGKLYCVGYSVKNYYLNGYVISNLLGHKGENVAVEVISTFLPRSVVDSLYSVMNKVNLNVVNLTLEPIAAMEAVVPKNLRLLNIALVDVGAGTSDIAICNKESVTAYGMVPQAGDEVTEAIAQAYLVDFNTAERMKKESTEKEQVAYTDIIGFENTVSSEEIYKLAEPIVQKIAEEVSRKIIDLNGSKAPSAVFLVGGGAHTPYLKELISEKLNIPIQRIGIKGRDAVTDCVCTDLTPGSSGVTVLGIALLSIKSLGHNFIDVTLNDTLISLFNSHKHNVMDVLLHADINPKILMGKNGKNIRFTINGSKRMAFGQLGTNAKIRLNGEDATLEDLVIDGDKITIEYAQEGKDAVPKVIDYLTDLEDITCYFNDKLVTVEPVIEINGEKASIDAIIKNNDEVKITYPRTLKGIKKYILSLDDEINLNVNGELQNEAYEIKNGDRICIVEEKTNTNSATEQYNKPKDLGITIKVFANGESKELKGKKEYVFVDIFNYIEFDLTAVKGRLNLLLNGESAAYTDKLNEGDKIEVFWD; translated from the coding sequence ATGATTATAGATAATATTGTTGAGCAGGATGTCATATTTTCTTTAGATATTGGGACAAGAACTATTAAAGCAACTGTGGGAATAGTTAAAGATAAAAAGTTTCATGTTGTATGTGAAAGATTTTTAGAACATGATGAAAGAGCCATGATAGATGGACAGATTCACGATATAAATTTAGTAGCAGCAGGGGTTAGTCAAGTAAAAAGAGAGCTAGAAGAAGAGCTAGGTTTTAAACTAAAAGAAGTTGCTATTGCTGCTGCTGGTAGATTCCTCAGAACTGTAGAGAGCAAAGGGGAAATGGACTTAAATGATGAAGAGATAACAAAAGACACCTTAAGAAGTCTTGAGATGACGGCAGTATTAAAGGCTGAAGAAGAAATAAATAAGACGACAGATGGTAAGTTATACTGCGTTGGATATAGCGTGAAAAATTATTATTTAAATGGCTATGTTATTTCGAATCTTTTAGGCCATAAGGGAGAGAATGTAGCTGTAGAGGTAATTTCAACTTTCTTACCTAGATCTGTAGTGGACAGTCTTTATTCTGTTATGAATAAGGTAAACTTAAATGTTGTAAATCTAACACTAGAGCCTATTGCAGCCATGGAAGCGGTAGTTCCTAAAAACTTAAGACTTCTAAACATAGCACTAGTGGATGTAGGAGCTGGGACATCAGATATAGCTATCTGTAATAAAGAAAGTGTAACTGCTTATGGCATGGTTCCTCAAGCAGGAGACGAAGTTACTGAAGCTATTGCCCAAGCATATCTTGTGGATTTTAATACAGCAGAAAGAATGAAGAAAGAATCTACAGAAAAAGAACAAGTAGCTTATACAGATATCATTGGCTTTGAAAATACTGTAAGTAGTGAAGAAATTTATAAATTAGCTGAGCCTATTGTTCAAAAAATAGCAGAAGAAGTTTCAAGAAAAATAATTGATTTAAATGGATCTAAGGCACCGAGTGCTGTATTTTTAGTTGGTGGTGGGGCTCATACTCCATATTTAAAGGAATTAATTAGTGAAAAGTTAAATATACCTATACAAAGGATTGGTATAAAGGGACGGGATGCTGTAACTGATTGTGTTTGTACCGATTTAACGCCAGGAAGTTCTGGAGTCACAGTACTTGGTATAGCGTTATTATCAATTAAAAGTCTAGGTCATAATTTCATTGATGTTACTTTAAATGACACGTTGATAAGTTTGTTTAACTCCCATAAGCATAACGTAATGGATGTTTTACTTCATGCTGATATAAATCCTAAGATTTTGATGGGGAAAAACGGGAAAAATATTAGGTTCACAATCAATGGGTCTAAAAGAATGGCCTTTGGACAGCTGGGAACTAATGCAAAGATAAGGTTAAATGGCGAAGATGCAACCTTAGAAGATTTAGTTATAGATGGAGATAAGATAACAATTGAGTATGCACAAGAAGGCAAGGACGCAGTACCTAAAGTTATAGATTATTTAACTGATTTGGAAGATATAACATGTTATTTTAATGATAAGCTTGTTACTGTAGAGCCTGTGATAGAAATAAATGGAGAGAAGGCAAGTATTGATGCTATCATAAAGAATAATGATGAAGTGAAGATTACATATCCAAGAACTTTAAAAGGAATTAAAAAATACATATTAAGCTTAGATGATGAAATAAATTTAAATGTAAACGGTGAATTGCAAAACGAGGCATATGAAATAAAAAATGGTGACAGAATATGTATAGTAGAAGAAAAAACTAATACTAATTCTGCTACTGAACAGTATAATAAACCAAAGGATTTAGGAATAACCATTAAGGTATTTGCAAATGGTGAATCTAAGGAACTTAAAGGCAAGAAAGAATATGTTTTTGTAGATATATTCAATTATATTGAGTTTGATTTGACAGCTGTAAAAGGCAGGCTTAATCTTCTATTAAATGGAGAAAGTGCAGCTTATACTGATAAGTTAAACGAAGGTGATAAAATAGAAGTATTTTGGGACTAA
- a CDS encoding FG-GAP repeat domain-containing protein, protein MNAKIPRINKKFYYCLVSCLLITLIGLLISIFYMLRSQNKKDISEQAVATNSLVSNEKAIKKDLNGDGKDDILYISTKNNKYYIEVHSSGKTLFLDPDKKIGTVGMYSSFWPMNIALVDLSRDKIPEILVQSSQDKVPIQHVFSYVNGEYKDVYFGSNNVLGILDSKNNKTPKLISMNLKSQDMNVSQYILIRDTFKKVSSETLNIPGLQNVLLFIDTIESSGELDSTYDIFTADIDKDSMSLIWKLDKKNYIYEFQDAFFTDSKWDEQGLPTELQWTLNFKKVIAQGIGDPSQIKIKINLMKEGPKFNINSIKVQKN, encoded by the coding sequence ATGAATGCTAAAATACCACGTATAAACAAAAAATTTTATTATTGTTTAGTTTCATGCTTATTAATTACTTTAATAGGTCTACTTATTTCAATATTTTATATGCTAAGAAGTCAGAATAAGAAGGATATTAGTGAACAAGCTGTCGCCACTAATTCATTAGTATCAAACGAAAAAGCTATAAAGAAAGATTTAAATGGTGATGGCAAAGATGATATTTTATATATATCTACCAAAAACAATAAATACTATATAGAAGTTCATTCATCTGGAAAGACTCTTTTCTTAGACCCTGATAAAAAGATTGGTACGGTTGGAATGTACTCAAGTTTTTGGCCTATGAATATTGCTCTTGTAGATTTATCAAGAGATAAAATCCCTGAAATTTTAGTGCAATCTTCTCAAGATAAAGTGCCTATACAACATGTTTTTTCATATGTTAACGGAGAATATAAAGACGTTTATTTTGGATCAAACAATGTGCTTGGAATTTTAGACTCCAAAAATAATAAAACTCCAAAACTGATTTCAATGAATTTAAAAAGTCAGGATATGAACGTATCTCAATATATTCTAATAAGAGATACCTTTAAGAAAGTAAGTTCAGAAACTTTAAACATACCAGGTCTTCAAAATGTATTGCTATTTATTGATACCATAGAAAGTTCTGGCGAACTTGATAGCACTTACGATATTTTTACTGCAGACATTGATAAAGATAGTATGTCTCTAATTTGGAAGCTTGATAAGAAAAACTATATATATGAATTTCAAGATGCTTTTTTTACTGATTCAAAGTGGGACGAGCAAGGCTTACCAACTGAATTACAGTGGACTTTAAATTTTAAAAAAGTTATTGCACAAGGTATAGGAGATCCATCTCAAATAAAGATAAAAATAAACTTAATGAAGGAAGGACCTAAGTTCAACATAAATTCTATAAAAGTACAGAAAAATTAA
- a CDS encoding EAL and HDOD domain-containing protein, with amino-acid sequence MEIFIARQPIFTRSKKVFGYELLYRNSYTNKFENIDGDLATRELLSNTAIIELSRLTEGKKAFINFTKNTLLDELPKLLPKEIVIVEILEDVEFTEEVINACKNLKAKGYKIAIDDFSNEQDISSLVEIIDIVKVDFLLTTEEEQREICKNLKRLNIKALAEKVETIEDFEKALKVGYELFQGYFFSRPKIITGKHSPIAKSSFIVFIKELKESNSDFESLERFIRRDPSLCYKLIKYINSAHFGMPNKINSVKQAITLLGPRELEKWAILVSFNIFTNQDYEELSKNAMVRAHFCETLCNEINSKMGASAFLVGLFSYLDVIFSTDMKNLMEELPVEEEIKRALIKKDNFLYEILNV; translated from the coding sequence ATGGAAATATTTATAGCTAGACAACCGATATTTACTAGAAGCAAAAAAGTTTTTGGGTATGAACTACTCTATAGAAATAGTTACACTAATAAGTTTGAAAATATAGACGGTGATTTGGCGACTAGAGAACTTTTATCGAATACAGCTATAATCGAATTGAGTAGACTTACTGAAGGAAAAAAAGCTTTTATAAACTTTACTAAGAATACTTTACTTGATGAACTACCAAAACTTCTTCCAAAAGAAATAGTTATTGTAGAAATACTTGAGGATGTAGAATTCACAGAAGAAGTTATTAATGCATGTAAGAATTTGAAAGCTAAGGGGTATAAGATTGCAATAGATGATTTTAGCAATGAACAAGATATAAGTTCTTTAGTTGAAATTATAGATATTGTGAAAGTGGATTTTTTATTAACTACAGAAGAAGAACAAAGAGAAATATGTAAAAACTTAAAGAGATTAAATATTAAAGCATTGGCTGAAAAAGTGGAAACAATAGAGGATTTTGAGAAAGCTTTAAAGGTAGGATATGAACTTTTTCAAGGATATTTTTTTAGTAGACCAAAGATAATTACAGGTAAGCACAGTCCAATAGCTAAATCTAGTTTTATAGTGTTTATTAAAGAACTGAAAGAGAGTAATTCGGATTTTGAGAGTTTAGAAAGATTTATTAGAAGAGATCCCTCATTATGCTATAAATTAATCAAATATATTAATTCAGCACATTTCGGTATGCCTAACAAGATTAATTCTGTTAAACAAGCAATTACGTTACTCGGACCAAGAGAATTAGAAAAATGGGCTATACTAGTAAGTTTCAATATATTTACTAACCAAGATTATGAGGAATTATCTAAAAATGCAATGGTGAGAGCTCATTTTTGTGAAACTTTATGTAATGAAATTAATAGTAAAATGGGAGCATCAGCCTTTCTGGTAGGACTTTTCTCTTACTTAGATGTTATTTTTTCAACCGACATGAAAAATTTGATGGAAGAATTGCCTGTAGAAGAAGAAATAAAAAGAGCTCTTATAAAAAAAGATAATTTTCTTTATGAAATACTTAATGTGTGA
- a CDS encoding ATP-dependent helicase: MANLDEFQEKAVRCNSRNTLVIAAPGSGKTMVIINRIKYLIEEKKVDPNNIVVITFTRAAALNMKERFMKLCNLRNYPFFGTFHGLFYKILKRHEKNVDLINPGDGYRLINKVLLGKLDEVGEEKVKEVLNNISIFKTSNTSMMEFESSISKDVFIECYEAYEEYKKQRNLMDFDDLQLRCIGLFMREPRILNGYRNLFKYILVDEFQDCDELQISLLKLLNGQNSVFAVGDEDQCIYTFRGSRPEYMVEFDKNFEQGEKFYLNYNYRSTSNIVDLSKSIIANNKNRNNKKIQYFRKESGRLEVVIPFNESEQIEDIISKVEASKNKGDRYKDNAVLYRTNMESRSIIDGLIRHKIPFKLLDKEYNFFHHFICKDILAYLKLSIDPWDMESFTRVINKPFRYISKGSLEKVSRSIVKESNFKKLMELEDIHPFQLKKLDELQRDISNLNKMTLSSAIDFILFELEYYSHLREYSDKFKQSISELDEIVEEFKEISREFKSIITLLAHVETVEENIKNSIRKSEEDAVILSTIHGVKGMEFKNVYVIDVNEEIIPHKNAEEDGEEERRLFYVGVTRAKDNLFIYSPKMLRGKFKGRSRFLEEIAIDKYIVREDYGFKPGDRVFHKSFGSGTVKGTTEDNIEITFDDGMVRGFSIKILVENMLISKIDKQ, from the coding sequence TTGGCTAATTTAGATGAATTTCAAGAGAAAGCAGTAAGATGTAATAGTAGAAATACCTTAGTTATTGCAGCGCCTGGCAGTGGCAAAACTATGGTTATAATAAATAGAATTAAGTACTTAATAGAAGAAAAAAAGGTAGATCCTAATAACATAGTAGTAATAACCTTTACTAGAGCTGCTGCTCTTAATATGAAAGAAAGATTCATGAAGCTATGTAATTTAAGGAATTATCCTTTCTTTGGTACCTTTCATGGATTATTCTATAAAATACTAAAAAGACATGAAAAAAATGTGGATCTAATCAATCCAGGTGATGGATATAGACTTATAAATAAAGTCTTGCTTGGTAAGCTTGATGAAGTTGGAGAAGAAAAAGTTAAAGAGGTACTAAATAATATATCAATTTTTAAAACCTCTAACACTTCGATGATGGAATTTGAGTCTTCCATAAGTAAGGATGTATTTATTGAATGTTATGAAGCATATGAAGAGTATAAAAAGCAGAGGAATCTTATGGATTTCGATGATCTGCAGCTAAGATGTATAGGGCTTTTTATGAGAGAGCCAAGGATCTTAAATGGATATAGAAATCTATTTAAATACATTTTGGTTGATGAATTTCAAGATTGTGATGAACTTCAGATAAGTCTTCTTAAACTTCTTAATGGACAAAATTCAGTGTTTGCGGTTGGAGATGAAGATCAATGCATTTATACGTTCAGAGGCTCTAGACCAGAATATATGGTGGAGTTTGATAAAAACTTTGAACAAGGTGAGAAATTTTACTTGAATTATAACTATAGAAGTACTAGCAATATTGTTGACTTATCTAAGAGTATTATAGCAAACAACAAAAATAGAAATAATAAAAAGATTCAATACTTTAGGAAAGAAAGCGGAAGACTTGAGGTTGTTATCCCATTTAATGAAAGTGAGCAAATAGAAGATATAATAAGCAAAGTAGAAGCTTCTAAGAATAAAGGGGATAGGTATAAGGATAATGCTGTTCTCTATAGAACTAATATGGAATCAAGAAGCATAATAGATGGATTAATAAGGCATAAGATTCCTTTTAAGCTTCTTGATAAAGAATATAACTTTTTCCACCACTTTATTTGTAAGGATATTTTGGCATATTTAAAGTTATCAATTGATCCTTGGGATATGGAAAGCTTCACAAGAGTGATAAATAAACCTTTTAGATATATATCTAAAGGAAGCTTGGAAAAGGTGAGTAGGTCTATAGTTAAGGAAAGTAATTTTAAAAAACTAATGGAACTGGAAGATATACATCCCTTCCAATTAAAGAAGTTGGACGAACTTCAAAGAGATATATCTAATCTAAATAAAATGACCTTAAGCAGTGCTATAGATTTTATATTATTTGAATTAGAATACTATAGTCATCTTAGAGAGTATAGTGATAAATTTAAGCAAAGTATAAGTGAGTTAGATGAAATAGTAGAGGAATTCAAAGAAATAAGCAGAGAATTTAAATCTATAATAACTCTCTTAGCGCATGTAGAGACTGTAGAAGAAAATATTAAAAATAGTATAAGAAAAAGTGAAGAGGATGCTGTAATACTAAGTACTATCCACGGCGTAAAAGGTATGGAGTTTAAAAACGTATATGTTATAGACGTTAATGAAGAAATAATTCCCCATAAGAACGCAGAAGAGGACGGCGAAGAGGAAAGAAGACTATTCTATGTAGGAGTTACAAGAGCTAAAGATAACCTATTTATTTACTCTCCAAAGATGCTAAGAGGAAAGTTCAAAGGTAGATCAAGATTCTTAGAGGAGATAGCTATTGATAAATATATTGTGAGAGAAGATTATGGATTTAAACCTGGAGATAGAGTGTTCCATAAGAGCTTTGGAAGTGGTACGGTTAAAGGAACTACCGAAGACAACATCGAGATTACCTTTGATGATGGAATGGTAAGAGGGTTCTCTATAAAGATATTGGTGGAAAATATGCTTATAAGTAAGATTGATAAGCAGTAA
- a CDS encoding Fur family transcriptional regulator, with the protein MDNITSIFREKKLKLTPQRIAVYKYLKGTKEHPSAEVIYKALQEDYPTMSLATVYKALKTLVEVGLVQEINVGEGNFRYDAFSSPHPHIQCVNCGRVDDLDQLDLGGLNKEAENHSKYKVLSNKVYFYGICQECQEK; encoded by the coding sequence ATGGATAATATAACAAGTATCTTCAGAGAAAAAAAATTAAAGTTAACACCACAGAGAATTGCTGTCTATAAATATTTAAAAGGAACTAAGGAACATCCTTCTGCAGAAGTTATTTACAAGGCTTTACAAGAGGACTATCCTACTATGAGTTTAGCTACAGTATATAAGGCATTAAAGACTCTAGTTGAAGTTGGATTGGTTCAAGAAATTAACGTAGGTGAAGGAAACTTTAGATACGATGCCTTTTCAAGCCCTCATCCACATATCCAATGTGTAAATTGCGGTAGGGTTGATGATTTAGATCAATTAGATTTAGGTGGCCTTAATAAGGAAGCTGAAAATCATAGTAAATACAAGGTTCTTTCTAATAAAGTTTATTTCTATGGTATTTGTCAGGAATGTCAAGAAAAATAA
- a CDS encoding extracellular solute-binding protein has protein sequence MKKTKNLVFIVLLIILNCNLVFGCSKGKEEPKGKLSILIQNNASQDVDVINTLIANYKKAHSQIEIKIENMTENEKIEKVTVDKPDYDVLICERNMMISMARQGYLSDISSNVSNNKMIDKFYSIVSTYGRIDDKYYGIGVMP, from the coding sequence ATGAAAAAAACAAAAAATCTAGTTTTTATAGTATTGTTAATCATACTAAATTGTAATTTGGTGTTTGGATGCTCAAAAGGAAAAGAGGAGCCAAAAGGAAAGTTAAGTATACTAATACAAAACAATGCTTCTCAAGATGTAGATGTGATAAATACTCTAATAGCCAATTATAAAAAGGCTCACTCTCAGATAGAAATAAAAATTGAAAATATGACAGAAAATGAGAAAATAGAGAAGGTGACAGTGGATAAACCTGATTATGATGTTTTAATATGTGAAAGAAATATGATGATTAGTATGGCGCGACAAGGATATTTATCTGATATATCAAGCAATGTAAGTAATAATAAGATGATTGATAAGTTTTATAGTATTGTATCCACATATGGAAGAATTGATGATAAATACTATGGAATTGGAGTAATGCCATAG
- a CDS encoding DUF5685 family protein, translating to MFGYVVPCRLELKVKDYERFKSYYCGLCHSIKSIYGNIPRLSLNYDMTFLSILLNSLIEEEIDYKRITCALHPTQKKIIAKNTSALDYAAHINVALFYYKLVDDINDDKSTKAKIMSLIFVNSKNLFSKKYSVINELINSELNNLAEKEKNYSKYTLDEIAHPFGNLTGELMRKFPSRFINDSTYLRDTLYELGYNLGKWIYLIDALDDLEDDMKKKKFNVFNSCLNDENLNFHEFYESILPRAEFSLLSYASRCYNSLMELDLTKNKEILDNILGLGLMEKYDSVIKKYEINNTTGRRTLYE from the coding sequence TTGTTTGGATATGTAGTGCCATGTAGGCTGGAGCTTAAGGTAAAAGATTATGAAAGATTCAAATCCTACTATTGTGGTTTATGTCATTCTATAAAATCTATTTATGGCAACATACCTAGATTATCACTTAATTACGACATGACCTTTCTTTCTATATTACTTAATTCTTTAATCGAAGAAGAAATTGACTATAAGAGAATAACCTGTGCTCTTCATCCTACCCAGAAAAAAATAATTGCAAAGAATACTTCAGCCTTAGATTATGCTGCGCATATAAATGTAGCTTTATTCTATTATAAATTAGTAGATGATATTAATGATGATAAAAGTACAAAAGCTAAAATTATGTCACTAATCTTTGTTAACAGTAAAAATCTATTTTCAAAAAAATACTCGGTTATCAATGAATTGATAAATTCAGAATTAAATAATTTAGCAGAAAAAGAAAAGAATTACTCAAAGTATACATTGGATGAAATTGCTCATCCATTCGGCAATCTCACTGGAGAACTAATGCGTAAATTTCCTTCAAGATTTATTAATGATTCTACATATTTAAGAGATACCTTATATGAATTAGGCTATAATCTTGGAAAATGGATTTATTTAATAGATGCTTTAGATGATCTTGAAGATGATATGAAAAAGAAAAAATTTAATGTATTCAACAGCTGTCTTAATGATGAAAACTTAAATTTTCATGAATTTTATGAAAGTATATTGCCTAGAGCAGAGTTTTCTCTTTTAAGCTATGCATCACGATGCTATAATTCACTTATGGAGTTAGATTTAACCAAGAATAAAGAAATCTTGGATAACATTCTTGGATTAGGTTTAATGGAAAAATATGACTCAGTAATTAAAAAGTATGAAATTAATAATACTACTGGCAGGAGGACACTTTATGAATAA
- a CDS encoding nicotinate phosphoribosyltransferase, with amino-acid sequence MTKEINFDVRSSRNLTMLVDFYELTMGNGYLRDGLKDKIAYFDMFFRRVPDGGGYCIMAGVEQLIEYLSNLKFTKEDIDYLRSKQIFAEEFLDYLENFEFCCDVWAVPEGNPVFPNEPLVTVRGPVIQAQFIETMILLTINHQTLIATKANRICRAAQGRTVMEFGSRRAQGYDGAIYGARAAVIGGCASTACTIAEEMFDIPASGTMAHSWVQLYPSEYEAFKAWAEVYPENCTFLVDTYNVLKSGIPNAIKVFDEVLKPKGLRPKGIRIDSGDITYLTKKCRKMLDNAGYSDCKIVISNSLDEHIINDVISQGAKVDSFGVGERLITAKSEPVFGGVYKLVAIEDDNEIIPKIKISENEEKITNPGFKKIYRIFDKDNDMAIADLIALNNEVINTDSSLEIFDPVYTWKRKKLTNFYVKDLMVQVFDKGKQVYESPSVLEIKDFASEETEKLWPEVLRFENPHTYYVDLSSNLWSLKQSLLHKYTDQYK; translated from the coding sequence ATGACAAAAGAAATTAACTTCGATGTAAGAAGTTCTAGAAACTTAACAATGCTTGTAGATTTTTATGAACTTACTATGGGAAATGGATATCTAAGAGATGGATTAAAAGATAAAATCGCTTATTTCGATATGTTTTTCAGAAGAGTACCGGACGGTGGTGGCTACTGTATAATGGCTGGAGTAGAACAGCTTATAGAGTATCTTAGCAATTTAAAATTCACAAAGGAAGATATCGATTACTTAAGAAGCAAACAAATATTTGCAGAAGAGTTTTTGGATTATCTTGAAAACTTCGAGTTTTGTTGTGATGTATGGGCTGTTCCAGAAGGTAACCCTGTATTTCCTAATGAGCCTCTTGTAACTGTACGTGGTCCAGTTATCCAAGCTCAGTTTATTGAAACTATGATACTTCTTACTATAAATCATCAGACTCTAATTGCTACAAAAGCAAACAGAATTTGTAGAGCTGCTCAAGGTAGAACAGTTATGGAATTTGGATCTAGAAGAGCACAAGGATATGATGGTGCAATTTATGGTGCAAGAGCAGCTGTAATAGGAGGCTGTGCTTCAACCGCTTGTACTATAGCTGAGGAAATGTTTGATATACCAGCATCAGGAACTATGGCACATTCTTGGGTTCAACTTTATCCAAGTGAATATGAAGCTTTTAAAGCTTGGGCAGAAGTTTATCCAGAAAATTGTACTTTCTTAGTAGATACCTACAATGTATTAAAGTCAGGTATCCCTAACGCTATTAAGGTTTTTGATGAAGTTCTAAAACCAAAAGGTCTTAGACCTAAGGGAATAAGAATTGATAGTGGAGATATAACTTATCTTACTAAAAAATGTAGAAAAATGCTTGATAATGCTGGCTATAGTGATTGTAAGATTGTAATATCCAACTCACTTGATGAGCACATAATAAATGATGTAATTTCACAAGGAGCAAAAGTAGATTCTTTTGGCGTTGGTGAGAGACTTATAACAGCTAAATCAGAACCTGTTTTCGGTGGCGTATATAAACTTGTAGCTATTGAAGATGATAATGAAATAATTCCAAAAATTAAGATAAGTGAAAATGAAGAAAAGATAACTAATCCTGGTTTTAAAAAGATATATAGAATCTTTGATAAAGATAATGATATGGCCATTGCAGACTTAATTGCTTTAAATAATGAAGTAATAAATACTGACAGTAGTTTAGAAATATTTGATCCTGTGTACACCTGGAAGAGAAAGAAGCTTACAAATTTCTATGTTAAAGATTTGATGGTTCAAGTATTTGACAAAGGAAAGCAAGTTTATGAAAGCCCTTCTGTTCTAGAAATAAAAGATTTTGCAAGTGAAGAAACAGAAAAACTTTGGCCTGAGGTTTTAAGATTTGAAAATCCACATACCTATTATGTAGATTTATCAAGTAATTTATGGAGCTTGAAACAAAGCTTATTACATAAATATACTGATCAATATAAATAA
- a CDS encoding QueT transporter family protein, which yields MSTKSNIKFLTYTAVITAIYVVMTVTLSYISYGPFQFRFSEVLVLLAFIDKKYIPGLVLGCFLANISSPLGPIDWIIGTTATFLSVFCISRTKNLFVATLWPTIINGLLVGGELFYLGFIPETKLWIHPLILTSGSVAIGEFVVVSIAGYIIFKGLLKNTSILNILKITR from the coding sequence ATGAGTACAAAATCCAATATTAAATTTTTAACTTATACCGCTGTAATTACTGCTATATACGTGGTAATGACAGTTACTCTTTCATATATAAGTTATGGACCTTTCCAATTTAGATTTTCAGAAGTTTTGGTTCTTCTGGCATTTATAGACAAAAAATACATACCCGGTTTAGTTTTAGGATGCTTTTTAGCTAACATCTCCAGTCCCTTAGGCCCAATTGACTGGATAATAGGAACTACCGCTACATTTTTATCTGTATTTTGTATCAGCAGAACAAAAAACTTATTTGTTGCCACTTTATGGCCTACAATTATAAATGGACTTTTAGTAGGTGGAGAGCTATTTTATTTAGGATTTATTCCTGAAACAAAGTTATGGATTCACCCACTTATACTTACTTCCGGTTCAGTAGCAATTGGAGAGTTTGTAGTAGTTTCTATTGCAGGATACATAATTTTCAAAGGACTGTTAAAGAATACTTCTATATTAAATATACTAAAAATTACGAGGTAA